A DNA window from Acidimicrobiales bacterium contains the following coding sequences:
- a CDS encoding CHASE3 domain-containing protein produces MVLASGLLALIVGSAFAVLLAAAASERDAADLAEHSQRVLAAANQLERLVVDLETGERGFVLTGDERFLQPWAGAQTALPDATDQLERLAVVPAQHARAGSIAEAITSYVEDFSVPVVEAARRSDPTAGSVATALEGKRRIDALRADFDRLRAAERTLATTRQDRDHAASARAVTWAVMGLVGSVLLIVLVGAYLGRAIVLPIRRASAMAGRLAGGDVAVRMPETGVGEIGALERSFNIMARSLQESRAELTASRARVVAAGDDARRRIERDLHDGTQQRLVSLGLDLRTAEAMVPPGSDQLSAQLARSTQGLAEAVEDLQEISRGIHPAILSRGGLGPALKALARRSAVPVELDLHVDRRLPASVEVAAYYVVSEAVTNATKHAEPSVIQVDAEAADSTFRLAVRDDGAGGADPGRGSGLLGLRDRVEASGGRLEITSPPGGGTSLLVTIPLVDG; encoded by the coding sequence ATGGTCCTCGCGAGTGGTCTGCTCGCGCTGATCGTTGGTAGCGCGTTCGCGGTCCTGCTCGCCGCGGCGGCGAGCGAGCGCGACGCGGCCGACCTGGCGGAGCACTCCCAACGGGTGCTGGCGGCGGCCAACCAGCTCGAGCGGCTGGTCGTCGATCTCGAGACCGGCGAACGGGGCTTCGTCCTCACTGGTGACGAGCGCTTCCTCCAGCCGTGGGCGGGCGCGCAGACCGCGCTGCCGGACGCGACGGACCAGTTGGAACGGCTCGCCGTCGTTCCCGCCCAGCATGCACGGGCCGGTTCGATCGCCGAGGCCATCACCTCCTACGTCGAGGACTTCTCGGTGCCGGTCGTCGAGGCGGCCCGGCGTAGCGACCCCACGGCGGGGAGCGTGGCCACCGCGCTGGAGGGGAAGCGACGCATCGACGCGTTGCGCGCCGACTTCGACCGGCTCCGAGCTGCTGAGCGCACGCTGGCCACAACTCGTCAGGATCGCGACCATGCCGCCTCTGCCCGCGCAGTGACGTGGGCGGTCATGGGTCTGGTCGGGTCGGTCCTGCTGATCGTGCTCGTCGGGGCCTACCTGGGGCGGGCGATCGTGCTGCCCATCCGTCGGGCCTCGGCCATGGCCGGCCGCCTGGCCGGCGGCGACGTCGCGGTGCGCATGCCCGAGACCGGGGTGGGAGAGATCGGGGCGTTGGAGCGGTCGTTCAACATCATGGCCCGCTCGCTGCAGGAGAGCCGCGCCGAGCTCACCGCGTCCCGCGCCCGGGTGGTCGCCGCCGGCGACGACGCCCGCCGCCGCATCGAGCGCGACCTCCACGACGGCACCCAACAGCGCCTCGTCTCGCTCGGGCTCGACCTGCGGACCGCCGAAGCCATGGTGCCGCCCGGGTCGGACCAGCTGAGCGCCCAGCTCGCTCGCAGCACCCAAGGCCTGGCCGAGGCCGTCGAGGACCTGCAGGAGATCTCGCGCGGGATCCACCCCGCGATCCTCTCGCGGGGTGGCCTCGGGCCCGCCCTCAAGGCGCTCGCCCGCCGCTCCGCGGTGCCGGTCGAGCTCGACCTGCACGTCGACCGGCGCCTACCCGCATCCGTCGAGGTCGCGGCGTACTACGTCGTCTCCGAGGCGGTCACCAACGCGACCAAGCACGCCGAGCCGTCGGTGATCCAGGTGGACGCCGAGGCCGCCGACAGCACCTTCCGCCTCGCGGTGCGCGACGACGGGGCCGGGGGCGCCGACCCGGGCCGCGGGTCGGGGCTCCTCGGTCTCAGGGACCGGGTGGAGGCGAGCGGTGGACGTCTGGAGATCACGAGTCCGCCCGGTGGTGGGACCTCGCTGCTGGTCACGATCCCCCTCGTGGACGGCTGA
- a CDS encoding ATP-binding cassette domain-containing protein, with the protein MPRESVPSPGSPLLELRKVGKRFGPVLALHRVDLALTAGEVTALAGDNGAGKSVLIKTIAGIDPPDSGQILWEGRPVHIRTPRDAAALGIQTVYQDLALADNLDIVQNMFLGRERTKERLLDEDSMEESATETLAGLSVTSVRSIRQPVASLSGGQRQAVAIARAVLWNSKLVIMDEPTAALGVAQTEMVLNLVRGLADRGYAVLLISHNLHDVFVVADRIAVLRLGRMVASGKTSEFDAQAVIDYMTFGRAEPPPGAGSAPARAGD; encoded by the coding sequence GTGCCAAGGGAATCCGTCCCTTCGCCCGGCAGCCCGCTGCTCGAGCTGCGCAAGGTCGGCAAGCGCTTCGGGCCCGTCCTGGCGTTGCATCGTGTCGACCTGGCCCTGACGGCCGGCGAGGTGACCGCGCTCGCCGGCGACAACGGCGCCGGCAAGTCGGTGCTGATCAAGACCATCGCCGGCATCGACCCCCCGGACAGCGGCCAGATCCTCTGGGAAGGCCGTCCGGTGCACATACGCACGCCCCGCGACGCGGCCGCACTCGGGATCCAGACCGTCTACCAGGACCTCGCGCTGGCCGACAACCTCGACATCGTGCAGAACATGTTCCTCGGGCGCGAGCGCACGAAGGAACGTCTGCTCGACGAGGACAGCATGGAGGAGTCGGCCACCGAGACGCTCGCCGGCCTCTCGGTGACCAGCGTGCGCTCCATCCGGCAGCCGGTCGCGTCGCTCTCGGGTGGACAACGCCAGGCCGTCGCCATCGCCAGGGCGGTCCTGTGGAACTCGAAGCTCGTGATCATGGACGAGCCGACCGCCGCGCTCGGCGTGGCCCAGACCGAGATGGTGCTCAACCTCGTCCGGGGCCTCGCCGACCGGGGCTACGCGGTGCTCCTCATCTCCCACAACCTCCACGACGTCTTCGTGGTCGCTGATCGCATCGCGGTCCTGCGGCTCGGTCGCATGGTCGCCAGCGGCAAGACCAGCGAGTTCGACGCGCAGGCCGTCATCGACTACATGACCTTCGGCCGCGCCGAACCGCCCCCCGGCGCCGGCAGCGCTCCCGCACGAGCAGGCGACTGA
- a CDS encoding substrate-binding domain-containing protein, protein MQRTLKRTTVVGTTVLLMLGLVACGDDDSTSSSQASGSAGAASISTTDLTSDFSAMAKLKDLASQGKGKIAVLLPDTQSSARYVSFDAPYLTKAFEAAGLSSDDFSVQNAQGSASTMQTQADAAITNGASVLVVDALDSGSGAAIEQDAKSKGVATIDYDRLTLNGSSSYYVSFDNVVVGKSMGQGLVDCVNQWNVQKPQVLEMDGDPTDNNATLFAQGYNSVLKPKFDSGDYVKVGEPAGTWDSQTALTNFEQQFTAHTNINAVVTANDTLANSAISVLKTNQIPAKTIPTTGQDATLIGLQNILAGYQCMSVYKPIYTEAQAAVAVALYVRAGETPPSSLVNGTTNNEQTDVPSVLLKPVSVNADNMNVTVVKDKFVDPAELCAGSLAAACRSAGIGS, encoded by the coding sequence ATGCAGCGGACGCTGAAGCGAACGACGGTGGTGGGCACCACCGTCCTCCTGATGTTGGGCCTGGTGGCGTGCGGTGACGACGACAGCACCTCGTCGTCCCAGGCCAGCGGGTCGGCAGGGGCCGCCTCCATCTCGACGACCGACCTCACGAGCGACTTCTCCGCGATGGCGAAGCTCAAGGACCTCGCGAGCCAGGGCAAGGGCAAGATCGCCGTGCTGCTGCCCGACACGCAATCGTCGGCTCGCTACGTCTCCTTCGACGCGCCCTACTTGACCAAGGCGTTCGAGGCCGCGGGGCTGAGCAGCGACGACTTCAGCGTCCAGAACGCGCAAGGCAGCGCCAGCACGATGCAGACGCAGGCCGATGCCGCGATCACCAACGGTGCGAGCGTGCTCGTGGTCGACGCGCTCGACTCGGGGAGCGGCGCGGCCATCGAGCAGGATGCGAAGTCCAAGGGCGTCGCGACGATCGACTACGACCGGCTGACCCTGAACGGGTCGTCGAGCTACTACGTGAGCTTCGACAACGTCGTCGTCGGCAAGAGCATGGGCCAAGGACTGGTCGACTGCGTGAACCAGTGGAACGTCCAGAAGCCACAGGTCCTCGAGATGGACGGCGACCCGACCGACAACAACGCCACGCTCTTCGCCCAGGGCTACAACTCGGTCCTGAAGCCGAAGTTCGACTCTGGTGACTACGTGAAGGTCGGTGAGCCGGCCGGCACCTGGGACAGCCAGACGGCCCTGACGAACTTCGAGCAGCAGTTCACCGCCCACACGAACATCAACGCGGTGGTGACGGCCAACGACACTCTGGCGAACTCCGCCATCTCCGTGCTGAAGACGAACCAGATACCGGCGAAGACGATCCCCACCACGGGACAGGACGCCACGCTGATCGGGCTGCAGAACATCCTCGCCGGCTACCAGTGCATGTCGGTCTACAAGCCGATCTACACCGAGGCGCAGGCGGCCGTGGCGGTCGCCCTCTACGTCCGGGCGGGCGAGACCCCGCCGAGCTCGCTGGTGAACGGCACGACGAACAACGAGCAGACCGACGTCCCGTCCGTGCTGCTGAAGCCGGTGTCGGTCAACGCCGACAACATGAACGTCACAGTGGTCAAGGACAAGTTCGTGGACCCGGCGGAGCTGTGTGCCGGATCGTTGGCGGCGGCCTGCAGGTCGGCAGGGATCGGTTCGTAG
- a CDS encoding ester cyclase produces MTDPKHLVQQLVDDVINANDNDVLDDIATPALARTLRRAFDEFRSAFPDWHQEIVELVAEGDTVVARFRCTGTHQGTWQGLAPTGRSMRIDEVYFFRTRDSRLARAWGLEDTWTRHQQLRGTAQQLGDHGSLDDPILG; encoded by the coding sequence ATGACCGACCCGAAACACCTCGTCCAACAGCTCGTCGACGACGTCATCAACGCCAACGACAACGACGTCCTGGACGACATCGCCACCCCGGCCCTGGCCCGAACGCTGCGCCGGGCGTTCGACGAGTTCCGCTCGGCGTTCCCCGACTGGCACCAGGAGATCGTCGAGCTCGTCGCCGAAGGCGACACCGTCGTCGCCCGGTTCCGCTGCACCGGCACCCACCAGGGCACCTGGCAGGGCCTGGCTCCCACCGGTCGCTCCATGCGCATCGACGAGGTGTACTTCTTCCGGACCCGTGACAGCCGCCTCGCCCGCGCGTGGGGCCTCGAGGACACCTGGACCCGCCACCAGCAGCTCCGCGGCACCGCTCAGCAACTCGGCGACCACGGGTCACTCGACGATCCGATCCTCGGCTGA
- a CDS encoding MaoC/PaaZ C-terminal domain-containing protein, giving the protein MPAGDPAPADERLAFEDFAVGDRRRLGSREITREAIVRFATEFDPLPIHLDEEAAGRSIYRGLIASGLHTLCVVASVVVDEVLANSTMTGSAGMTGTKWFKPVRPDDVLSVELEVVAAEPWEGRPTIGRVRMQLDASNQDDQRVMTTLVDYLFLRRTTA; this is encoded by the coding sequence GTGCCTGCCGGTGATCCCGCGCCCGCCGACGAGCGTCTGGCCTTCGAGGACTTCGCGGTCGGCGACCGTCGTCGGCTCGGGTCGCGGGAGATCACCCGCGAGGCCATCGTCCGGTTCGCCACCGAGTTCGACCCGCTGCCCATCCATCTGGACGAGGAGGCGGCCGGACGGTCGATCTACCGGGGCCTCATCGCGAGCGGTCTCCACACGTTGTGCGTGGTGGCGTCGGTCGTGGTGGACGAGGTCCTGGCCAACTCCACCATGACGGGGTCGGCCGGGATGACCGGCACGAAGTGGTTCAAGCCGGTGCGGCCCGACGACGTCCTGTCGGTCGAGCTCGAGGTCGTGGCGGCCGAGCCGTGGGAGGGCCGGCCCACCATCGGGCGCGTCCGCATGCAGCTCGACGCTTCGAACCAGGACGACCAGCGGGTCATGACGACCCTGGTCGACTACCTCTTCCTCCGCCGCACCACGGCCTGA
- a CDS encoding Phenylacetic acid catabolic protein, whose protein sequence is MSLDQVIVVDAEQVDTMPDEYREILVHQLLAHTEGELSGGDAYQLMAPHAPSAYERKVIYEAAAEEMKHYMVGAELLEQLDVDTGYMLHQTLDERSHYPAEFMRDPSNWAERGLTSMLAEQAALEHIYEMADSSYRPLAETCPTVIREEKGHIAHGQRIIRSLCATSDGREQVQEQLRYKWPQVLDLFGSSDSKRSEQFRRWGLRQRTNGDARERFVSATRPKLEQLGLDVPPERENRLFL, encoded by the coding sequence ATGTCCCTAGACCAGGTGATCGTGGTCGACGCCGAGCAGGTGGACACCATGCCCGACGAGTACCGGGAGATCCTCGTCCACCAGCTCCTGGCCCACACCGAGGGCGAGCTCAGCGGGGGCGACGCCTACCAGCTGATGGCCCCGCACGCGCCCAGCGCCTACGAGCGCAAGGTGATCTACGAGGCCGCGGCCGAGGAGATGAAGCACTACATGGTCGGGGCCGAACTGCTGGAGCAGCTCGACGTCGACACCGGCTACATGCTCCACCAGACCCTCGACGAGCGGAGCCACTACCCGGCCGAGTTCATGCGGGACCCGAGCAACTGGGCCGAACGGGGCCTGACCTCGATGCTGGCCGAGCAAGCCGCGTTGGAGCACATCTACGAGATGGCCGACAGCAGCTACCGGCCCCTGGCCGAGACCTGCCCCACGGTCATCCGGGAGGAGAAGGGCCACATCGCCCACGGCCAGCGCATCATCCGCAGCCTGTGCGCCACCTCCGACGGCCGCGAGCAGGTGCAGGAGCAGCTCCGGTACAAGTGGCCCCAGGTGCTGGACCTGTTCGGCAGCAGCGACTCCAAGCGCTCCGAGCAGTTCCGCCGCTGGGGACTGCGCCAGCGGACCAACGGCGACGCCCGCGAGCGGTTCGTCTCCGCCACGCGGCCGAAGCTCGAGCAGCTCGGCTTGGACGTCCCCCCGGAGCGCGAGAACCGACTGTTCCTGTGA
- a CDS encoding radical SAM protein — protein sequence MSTETTTIPVSAPRRRPSPVRPLDRETVRERLADIAAAAPDLAERIGRLRSFGHTVRNTEVHLTNACNIRCKGCWFFEYGFDEATDDERDPTELRAFMDRLKQQGVTSALLIGGEPTLVPRRIEAFVEHLDYVTISTNGLRPFSRDGFEDVGVAISLFGGGPLDDELRAIRPGGKTFTGLFDKALANYRDDDRATFVFALTEPGVDYIEDTVRRIADNGNQVSYNFYSAYGSDDPLGADDNKRLLDEALRVADAYPEAVISHPYYVEAMVTGRTHFGTFGYDVCPSISVDLAIHADRVANGNPVLPGFSVWGADLQSLQFCCTSGHCGDCRDSQAVFSWLLVSMSRFLDSPEQLRTWIEVAESYWQQWCWSPYHPRNATATATTGAA from the coding sequence ATGTCCACGGAGACGACCACGATCCCGGTCAGCGCACCACGTCGACGACCCTCGCCGGTCCGCCCCCTGGACCGCGAGACGGTTCGGGAGCGCCTGGCCGACATAGCCGCGGCGGCGCCCGACCTGGCCGAGCGGATCGGCCGGTTGCGCAGCTTCGGGCACACCGTGCGCAACACCGAGGTCCACCTGACCAACGCCTGCAACATCCGCTGCAAGGGCTGCTGGTTCTTCGAGTACGGCTTCGACGAGGCCACCGATGACGAGCGTGACCCGACCGAGCTGCGGGCCTTCATGGACCGGCTCAAGCAGCAGGGCGTCACCTCGGCCCTGCTGATCGGGGGCGAGCCGACGCTGGTCCCGCGGCGGATCGAGGCCTTCGTCGAGCACCTCGACTACGTCACGATCTCCACCAACGGGCTACGGCCGTTCTCCCGGGACGGCTTCGAGGACGTGGGCGTCGCCATCTCGCTGTTCGGTGGCGGTCCCCTGGACGACGAGTTGCGGGCCATCCGCCCGGGCGGGAAGACCTTCACCGGCCTGTTCGACAAGGCCCTGGCCAACTATCGGGACGACGACCGGGCCACGTTCGTCTTCGCCCTGACCGAACCCGGCGTCGACTACATCGAGGACACCGTCCGCAGGATCGCCGACAACGGGAACCAGGTCTCCTACAACTTCTACAGCGCCTACGGATCCGACGATCCCCTCGGCGCCGACGACAACAAGCGCCTGCTGGACGAGGCCCTCCGCGTGGCCGACGCCTACCCCGAGGCGGTGATCAGCCATCCGTACTACGTCGAGGCGATGGTGACCGGCCGCACTCACTTCGGGACCTTCGGCTACGACGTCTGCCCCAGCATCAGCGTCGACCTCGCCATCCACGCCGACCGGGTGGCCAACGGCAACCCCGTGCTGCCTGGCTTCAGCGTCTGGGGAGCCGACCTCCAGTCCCTGCAGTTCTGCTGCACCTCCGGGCATTGCGGCGACTGCCGCGACAGCCAGGCCGTGTTCAGCTGGCTGCTGGTCAGCATGAGCCGCTTCCTCGACAGCCCCGAGCAGCTCCGCACCTGGATCGAGGTGGCCGAGAGCTACTGGCAGCAGTGGTGCTGGTCGCCCTACCACCCGCGCAACGCCACGGCCACGGCCACGACCGGCGCCGCGTGA
- a CDS encoding helix-turn-helix transcriptional regulator, which translates to MNGEQDSTDRLRSHIDPILRAMESQIIAVRAILATAPEVRSGREADESAERDDVEPAVEPTQARSPAEVASEALLTPREREVLSLLLDEGSSNGAIAARLGIRERTVKAHLRSIFRKLKVTRRAEAIVAVLSSERGIDSA; encoded by the coding sequence GTGAATGGCGAGCAGGACAGCACCGACCGACTGCGGTCCCACATCGACCCCATCCTCCGGGCCATGGAGTCGCAGATCATCGCGGTTCGCGCCATCCTGGCCACGGCGCCCGAGGTCCGATCGGGCCGGGAAGCGGACGAGTCCGCCGAGAGGGACGACGTCGAGCCAGCCGTCGAGCCGACCCAGGCCCGATCGCCGGCCGAGGTTGCGTCGGAAGCCCTGCTGACGCCCCGTGAGCGGGAGGTTCTGTCCCTGCTCCTCGACGAGGGTTCGTCCAACGGGGCCATCGCCGCCCGACTCGGCATCCGGGAGCGCACGGTGAAGGCCCACCTCCGCTCGATCTTTCGCAAGCTGAAGGTGACCCGCCGGGCCGAGGCCATCGTGGCCGTCCTGTCCAGCGAGCGCGGCATCGACTCTGCGTAG
- a CDS encoding ankyrin repeat domain-containing protein — protein sequence MAEISDAIVAGILTSPELSDPEWDTYSLVAEVSDDAVGMTAYRYSESGPPVSTEGPDDDDLFWDLRDATRGADGQAWDVVLIKIRRDTADLVMNFVAGDAAEIWRVRPENMASLPESLRPRPEDFQADGARPGTSHQIGRVATRASVVIELHEDGGIRLTTPTAGSGLASLQATCDWIDEANRRGDSVRLTGDLTAALAVPVADEVRRRATSLEETPSVPAPWSQGHSSVQAAAFSGLTDQLADLLDRGASPDVGRGGNTPYRLAMQRGHVDALAILRNTGAPMPRGLKPPETLPNAVVLRAYTPRWLWWLLVPFVVLAGAVVVEGAPAVAPGLIAIPLLAIATVHVALANTRCAIDGPLVARRRGRGWHGPVDLRKLDALGFSPPGPARSPVIWVLGQRHVGDAPNVYSKRAFSRDQLAALELIPGLRFVPIYAARGFLSPGFELMLTRHIDRTSVVVGTQAGQRGWPEATGTPQL from the coding sequence ATGGCGGAGATCTCGGACGCCATCGTGGCCGGGATCCTGACGTCGCCTGAGCTGAGCGATCCCGAGTGGGACACCTACTCGCTGGTGGCGGAGGTGTCCGACGATGCGGTCGGGATGACGGCGTATCGCTATTCGGAGTCGGGGCCCCCTGTGTCCACGGAAGGTCCCGACGACGACGACCTGTTCTGGGACTTGCGCGACGCCACACGAGGGGCCGACGGACAGGCATGGGACGTCGTGCTCATCAAGATCCGTCGCGACACCGCCGACCTGGTGATGAACTTCGTCGCTGGTGACGCTGCCGAGATCTGGCGCGTTCGCCCAGAGAACATGGCATCGCTCCCCGAGTCCCTGCGGCCGCGCCCGGAGGACTTCCAGGCGGACGGAGCACGACCTGGCACGTCACATCAGATCGGTCGGGTGGCTACCCGCGCCTCTGTCGTCATCGAGCTCCACGAGGATGGAGGGATACGACTCACCACGCCCACGGCTGGTTCGGGACTGGCGTCGCTGCAGGCCACGTGTGACTGGATCGACGAGGCGAACCGACGCGGCGACTCGGTGCGACTGACCGGCGATCTCACGGCAGCACTCGCCGTGCCCGTCGCCGACGAGGTCCGCCGGCGAGCCACCTCGCTCGAGGAGACGCCGTCCGTACCCGCGCCCTGGTCACAGGGACACTCGTCGGTGCAGGCGGCAGCCTTCAGCGGTCTCACCGACCAGCTCGCCGATCTGCTCGATCGGGGCGCCTCACCCGACGTCGGCCGCGGGGGGAACACGCCGTACCGGTTGGCGATGCAACGAGGGCACGTCGACGCCCTTGCCATCCTCAGGAACACCGGCGCGCCGATGCCTCGCGGCCTGAAGCCCCCGGAGACGCTCCCGAACGCCGTCGTCTTGCGGGCCTACACACCACGGTGGCTCTGGTGGCTGCTGGTGCCCTTCGTCGTCCTCGCGGGGGCGGTCGTCGTCGAGGGAGCCCCTGCCGTGGCGCCGGGACTGATCGCCATCCCGCTGCTCGCCATCGCAACCGTGCACGTCGCCCTGGCCAACACGCGGTGCGCCATCGACGGCCCCCTCGTCGCCCGCCGGCGCGGCCGTGGCTGGCACGGTCCCGTCGACCTTCGCAAGCTCGACGCCCTCGGGTTCTCGCCGCCCGGCCCCGCACGGTCGCCCGTGATCTGGGTGCTCGGCCAGCGCCACGTCGGCGACGCTCCGAACGTGTACTCGAAGCGGGCGTTCAGCCGCGACCAACTCGCCGCCCTCGAACTCATCCCAGGCCTGCGCTTCGTCCCGATCTACGCCGCGCGGGGCTTCCTCTCCCCGGGCTTCGAGCTCATGCTCACCCGCCACATCGACCGGACCTCGGTCGTCGTCGGCACCCAAGCCGGACAGCGCGGCTGGCCCGAGGCCACGGGCACCCCGCAGCTGTGA